Proteins from one Triticum aestivum cultivar Chinese Spring chromosome 7A, IWGSC CS RefSeq v2.1, whole genome shotgun sequence genomic window:
- the LOC123148758 gene encoding uncharacterized protein At2g39910, giving the protein MPPPSTAAASAALRREDLLRVASPLRSLLAAAPYAPPEGSDTSIKSLLASLLPSTSEPQTGGTGKEAVDLLLLCAAARAASAEAPALHWVPEVLSKAAAAAMEEMAAMGGWAGIGEMLVAMMPEAVPPLKAVLKDTGVDANDDMMMIGAVKPPKEHAFVAAHQFRWLLSQVNYPKLGDLCWLVIPCALTALDHWSPDVKEQGMISFMHIAKNVKATELSLYEDAILDACCHNIPADDELWYRVVEVSVLLLTCTQRSNPRSPWYDRVLSEMLGHLERQPLNKERRVAWLTLIGPVFDSMGLFLLAHFRLLFSLFFQWIHADDDRTVLLVLERVHTVIKLTWIRKSPYTSRLVDELVLLYKESATRKSREMMRNHIMEILMLLQKCKGQQFEEAWKKHEADLDLTLLLSRFKELCTEDGSLDI; this is encoded by the exons ATGCCGCCGCCCTCCACAGCCGCCGCTTCGGCGGCCCTCCGCCGCGAGGACCTCCTCCGCGTCGCCTCCCCGCTCCGCTCTCTGCTCGCCGCGGCGCCCTACGCGCCCCCCGAAGGCTCCGACACCTCCATCAAATCCCTCCTCGCCTCTCTCCTCCCGTCCACATCTGAGCCCCAGACGGGCGGGACCGGCAAGGAGGCCGTGGACCTGCTCCTcctctgcgccgccgcccgcgcggcctCCGCGGAGGCCCCCGCGCTGCACTGGGTCCCGGAGGTGCTCTCCAAGGCGGCCGCCGCCGCGATGGAGGAGATGGCGGCGATGGGCGGGTGGGCCGGCATCGGGGAGATGTTGGTGGCCATGATGCCGGAGGCAGTGCCCCCGCTGAAGGCCGTGCTGAAGGATACAGGCGTGGACGccaatgatgacatgatgatgATTGGCGCCGTGAAGCCGCCCAAGGAGCACGCCTTTGTCGCCGCGCACCAGTTCCGGTGGCTGTTGTCTCAG GTTAATTACCCCAAGCTTGGCGATCTGTGCTGGTTAGTCATTCCATGTGCTTTGACGGCATTGGATCATTGGTCACCCGACGTTAAG GAACAAGGAATGATTAGCTTCATGCACATAGCAAAGAATGTGAAAGCAACAGAATTAAGTTTGTATGAAGATGCAATACTTGACGCGTGTTGCCATAACATTCCTGCAGATGATGAGTTATGGTATCGTGTTGTTGAGGTATCAGTGCTGCTCTTGACTTGCACTCAGAGAAGTAATCCACGTAGCCCTTG GTACGACCGTGTGCTTTCTGAGATGCTGGGCCACCTGGAACGGCAACCACTAAACAAAGAACGTCGTGTTGCATGGCTTACCCTTATCGGACCGGTTTTCGATTCTATGGGACTCTTCCTATTGGCACATTTTCGTCTCCTGTTCTCTCTCTTTTTCCAATGGATACATGCTGATGATGATAGAACAGTTCTTCTG GTTTTAGAACGAGTTCATACAGTTATTAAGCTTACCTGGATCAGGAAGTCACCCTACACTTCAAG GCTGGTGGATGAGCTTGTTCTTTTGTATAAAGAGTCAGCCACACGGAAGAGCCGTGAGATGATGAGAAATCACATAATGGAAATACTCATGCTACTCCAGAA ATGCAAGGGGCAGCAGTTTGAGGAAGCTTGGAAGAAGCATGAAGCTGATCTAGATTTAACATTGTTGCTATCCCGTTTCAAAGAACTTTGCACTGAAGATGGTTCGCTAGATATTTGA
- the LOC123148759 gene encoding acetylajmalan esterase, which yields MASSAAFLLLVAAALHVCCCRGQGGGEGAVAAIYSLGDSITDTGNLAKEAPPGAFETIKHLPYGVTFGRPTGRCSDGLLMIDFLAQDMGLPFLNPYLAKNTSFDHGVNFAVAGATAMDPDDQSNRTFSLKLQLRWFKDFMKSTFDTDEEIRKRLQSSLVLVGEIGGNDYNYAFFGNKSVSEVEKLIPAVVHTIIDATKEVLDMGASRVIVPGNFPIGCFPSYLTAMASPEQSAYDSAGCLNDLNLFAAKHNAQLQRAVAGLRESYPDAAIAYADYFNSFLGLLKGATALGFDENSTHTACCGAGGRYNYDERRMCGVEGTAACADPSAYVSWDGIHMTQAAYKAMFRLIYHGRYLQPQILSFPEEKNGQT from the exons ATGGCTTCCTCGGCagctttcctcctcctcgtcgctgctgCTCTGCACGTGTGTTGCTGCCgcgggcaaggcggcggcgagggcgcggtggcggcgatctACAGCCTCGGCGACTCCATCACGGACACGGGCAACCTGGCCAAGGAGGCGCCGCCGGGCGCCTTCGAGACCATCAAGCACCTCCCCTACGGCGTCACCTTCGGCCGCCCCACCGGCCGATGCTCCGACGGCCTCCTCATGATCGACTTCCTCG CTCAGGACATGGGCCTCCCGTTCCTCAACCCTTACCTGGCCAAGAACACGAGCTTCGACCACGGCGTCAActtcgccgtcgccggagccaccgccATGGACCCCGACGACCAGTCCAACCGGACCTTCTCCCTCAAGCTGCAGCTCCGGTGGTTCAAGGACTTCATGAAGTCCACCTTCGACACCGACGAAg AAATTCGCAAAAGGCTCCAATCTTCTCTGGTTCTGGTCGGGGAGATCGGAGGAAATGACTACAACTACGCGTTCTTCGGGAACAAGTCTGTCAGTGAGGTGGAGAAACTAATCCCAGCCGTGGTTCATACCATCATCGACGCCACCAAG GAAGTGCTGGACATGGGCGCGAGCAGAGTCATCGTCCCGGGCAACTTCCCCATCGGGTGCTTCCCGAGCTACCTCACCGCGATGGCCTCGCCGGAGCAGTCGGCCTACGACTCCGCGGGCTGCCTCAACGACCTTAACCTCTTCGCCGCCAAGCACAACGCGCagctccagcgagccgtcgccggCCTCAGGGAGTCGTACCCCGACGCGGCCATCGCCTACGCCGACTACTTCAACTCCTTCCTCGGCCTCCTCAAGGGTGCCACGGCGCTCGGCTTCGACGAGAATAGCACGCACACGGCATGCTGCGGCGCCGGCGGCAGGTACAACTACGACGAGAGGCGGATGTGCGGCGTGGAGGGGACGGCGGCGTGCGCGGACCCGTCGGCGTACGTGAGCTGGGACGGCATCCACATGACGCAGGCGGCGTACAAGGCCATGTTCAGGCTCATCTACCACGGGAGGTACCTGCAGCCGCAGATACTCAGCTTCCCGGAGGAGAAAAATGGGCAGACATGA